In Stieleria varia, one genomic interval encodes:
- a CDS encoding enoyl-ACP reductase FabI, translating into MQFKGKKGLILGVANDHSIAWAIAKEIMDAGGECGFTHLPDRPDDERQRNRRRVSQLTDQYENAKFLLPMDAQKDDDIRSVFSQTEEKFGKIDFLLHSIAFADREDLARDTIHTSRDGFKLAMDVSVYTLLACAAAAKPILNPGGAIATMTYFGGEKCVPGYNVMGICKAALEAAMRYLAYDLGPQGVRVNALSAGPIRTLAGRAAGVEEMLKLYEYMAPIGRNVSHEEVGRTGAFLLSEASSGVTGEILHVDGGYHAMGSPGRLLDRVKD; encoded by the coding sequence ATGCAATTCAAAGGTAAAAAAGGACTGATTCTGGGTGTGGCCAACGATCATTCGATCGCCTGGGCTATTGCCAAGGAGATCATGGACGCGGGAGGCGAATGTGGTTTTACCCACTTGCCCGACCGCCCAGATGACGAAAGGCAGCGAAATCGCCGGCGAGTCTCGCAGTTGACCGATCAATACGAGAACGCAAAGTTCCTGTTGCCTATGGATGCGCAGAAGGATGACGATATCCGCTCTGTGTTTTCCCAAACCGAGGAAAAATTCGGAAAGATTGACTTTCTGCTCCATTCAATCGCCTTCGCAGACCGCGAAGACCTGGCCAGAGACACGATCCATACCAGCCGAGACGGTTTCAAACTGGCAATGGATGTCAGCGTCTACACCCTGCTCGCTTGCGCCGCTGCGGCCAAGCCGATACTTAATCCGGGGGGTGCGATCGCGACCATGACGTACTTCGGCGGCGAAAAATGCGTCCCTGGCTACAACGTGATGGGCATCTGCAAAGCCGCTTTGGAAGCCGCGATGCGGTATCTGGCCTACGATCTGGGACCACAAGGCGTCCGCGTCAACGCGTTGTCAGCCGGTCCGATCCGCACCTTGGCCGGCCGCGCAGCGGGCGTCGAAGAAATGTTGAAGCTCTACGAATACATGGCGCCGATCGGACGCAACGTCAGTCACGAAGAGGTGGGGCGAACCGGCGCGTTCCTGCTGAGCGAAGCCAGTAGCGGAGTGACCGGAGAGATTCTGCACGTCGACGGCGGCTACCACGCGATGGGCAGCCCCGGCCGACTACTTGATCGCGTGAAAGACTGA
- a CDS encoding thioredoxin family protein, which yields MVRTASTMMPLGTSAPDFSLTDTDGSTVSLADFAGKKALLVMFICNHCPYVKHVADQLKTLADDYLPKDVAVVGISSNDADKYPDDSPAAMAEEKAQRGYAFPYLYDGDQSVAKDYAAACTPDFYLFDGEQKLVYRGQLDSSRPGSDIPVTGQDLRAAIDAVLAGTAVPSEQRASLGCNIKWKEGSEPQYFNPNGVG from the coding sequence ATGGTTCGAACCGCCAGCACGATGATGCCCCTGGGCACGTCCGCGCCTGATTTTTCGTTGACCGACACCGACGGCAGCACGGTTTCGCTCGCTGACTTTGCCGGCAAGAAAGCTTTGTTGGTGATGTTCATCTGCAATCATTGCCCCTACGTCAAACACGTTGCCGATCAACTCAAGACGCTTGCCGACGACTACTTGCCCAAAGACGTGGCCGTGGTCGGCATCAGCAGCAACGACGCGGACAAGTATCCGGATGATTCGCCAGCAGCGATGGCGGAGGAAAAGGCTCAGCGGGGCTACGCGTTTCCCTATCTGTACGATGGTGACCAGAGTGTGGCCAAGGACTATGCGGCTGCATGCACGCCAGATTTCTATCTGTTCGATGGTGAGCAAAAGCTTGTTTACCGAGGACAGCTCGATTCATCTCGACCGGGCAGCGACATTCCGGTGACCGGACAAGACCTGCGGGCAGCCATCGACGCCGTTCTGGCAGGGACAGCTGTGCCGAGCGAGCAAAGAGCTTCGTTGGGATGCAACATCAAGTGGAAGGAAGGCAGCGAGCCACAGTACTTCAATCCCAACGGCGTGGGTTGA
- a CDS encoding prenyltransferase/squalene oxidase repeat-containing protein — protein sequence MSYLQDLTLRLAMGAAQLEPALRQTHAKWLQSKQREDGGFAGREGASDPYYTAFALRSLWVLGALTPEIGQRAADFLKSCLTSRQSIIDLISLVFGAAICEMAVGAVVISDDDTTWADNVDRLLSTLRTDDGGFAKSPEGRAGSTYQTFLSVLCYELMDRTPEAPEDIVRFIRSQAHRDGGYLEIRAAKRAGVNPTAAAIGTIKTMGILDPSRYATTIEFLAEMQSDEGGLSANTRIPFADLLSSCTGLITLVDLNAADQVDVRAIRRYAESMQSPGGGFTGFALDHTADVEYTFYGVATLSLCATLDT from the coding sequence TTGTCCTACCTGCAAGACCTGACGCTTCGTCTGGCGATGGGTGCGGCCCAATTGGAGCCAGCGCTGAGACAGACGCACGCGAAGTGGTTGCAATCGAAGCAGCGCGAGGACGGCGGATTTGCCGGGCGTGAGGGCGCTAGCGATCCGTATTACACGGCGTTCGCACTTCGCAGTCTTTGGGTGCTCGGCGCGTTGACCCCGGAAATCGGACAACGCGCCGCGGACTTTCTGAAAAGCTGTTTGACGAGTCGACAATCGATCATTGATCTGATCTCGCTCGTCTTCGGTGCCGCGATTTGCGAAATGGCCGTCGGCGCCGTGGTGATCAGCGACGACGACACGACTTGGGCGGACAATGTGGATCGTTTGCTATCCACGTTGCGAACCGATGACGGTGGATTTGCAAAGAGCCCTGAAGGCCGCGCGGGCAGCACGTATCAGACGTTTCTCTCCGTGTTGTGCTACGAACTGATGGACAGAACGCCCGAGGCTCCCGAAGACATCGTGCGTTTCATTCGCTCGCAAGCTCATCGCGACGGAGGTTACTTGGAGATCCGTGCGGCCAAGCGTGCGGGCGTGAACCCCACAGCCGCAGCGATCGGCACGATCAAGACGATGGGCATCTTGGACCCGAGTCGTTACGCGACCACGATTGAGTTTTTGGCGGAGATGCAGTCCGACGAAGGCGGCTTGTCGGCCAACACACGAATTCCCTTCGCCGACTTGCTCAGTTCATGCACCGGATTGATCACTCTGGTAGATCTGAACGCGGCTGATCAAGTCGACGTACGGGCGATCCGCCGCTACGCCGAGTCGATGCAGTCACCCGGCGGAGGATTCACGGGTTTTGCATTGGACCACACTGCTGACGTGGAGTACACGTTCTACGGCGTCGCGACGCTCTCGCTGTGCGCCACGTTGGACACCTAA